One Obesumbacterium proteus DNA window includes the following coding sequences:
- a CDS encoding zinc ribbon domain-containing protein gives MDVFCPKCQHEMVWQQGDYFCQHCQQAYQQHADCPDCGKPLQELKACGAIDYFCPNGHGMISKKRVVFSYVVKE, from the coding sequence ATGGATGTGTTTTGTCCGAAGTGTCAGCACGAAATGGTGTGGCAGCAGGGTGATTACTTTTGCCAGCATTGTCAGCAAGCCTATCAGCAACATGCCGATTGCCCTGATTGTGGCAAGCCACTCCAGGAATTAAAGGCCTGTGGGGCCATTGATTATTTTTGCCCGAACGGCCATGGAATGATTTCTAAAAAGCGCGTGGTGTTTAGCTACGTGGTTAAAGAGTAA
- a CDS encoding AEC family transporter, giving the protein MSWETWSFAFGVTVPNLLMLLLGVVLRRFRLLDDAFCDGATRLVFNLSLPCLLFFSIATNHSTLGNNLAFVVYGGVATVVSFLLLELVALKLVKEPRERGIFVQGGFRANTAIVGLAYCASAYGSEGVAVGSMYMAVTVILFNVLSVVTLTRTLSSDGQQKISWGKILRGVITNPLIIGIVLGLCYSLTKLPVPEVLSSTGKFISAMALPLALLCTGASIDWHAMFSSSNVAGYSSAAKLIAVPVLMTLGGWLFGFRGVTLGVIFLFTSTPTAAASYVMTRAMGGNATLAANIIAITTVGSFFTTALGLYFLRGWGVI; this is encoded by the coding sequence ATGTCGTGGGAGACGTGGAGTTTTGCCTTTGGTGTTACGGTACCCAATTTGCTGATGTTGCTGCTGGGCGTTGTGCTGCGCCGGTTTCGCCTATTGGATGATGCTTTCTGCGATGGTGCTACCCGTCTGGTTTTTAATCTCTCACTTCCTTGTCTGCTGTTTTTCAGCATTGCGACCAACCATTCGACGCTCGGCAATAATTTAGCTTTTGTTGTTTATGGGGGCGTGGCAACGGTGGTGAGCTTCTTGCTGCTGGAATTGGTTGCGCTCAAATTGGTAAAAGAGCCGCGTGAGCGAGGTATTTTCGTTCAGGGGGGCTTTCGCGCGAATACTGCCATCGTGGGGCTGGCCTATTGCGCTAGCGCTTACGGCAGCGAAGGCGTTGCCGTTGGGTCGATGTATATGGCTGTAACGGTGATCTTGTTTAACGTGCTTTCCGTGGTGACGTTGACCCGAACATTGAGTTCGGACGGTCAGCAGAAAATCAGCTGGGGCAAGATATTACGCGGGGTGATCACTAACCCGCTGATCATCGGCATTGTTCTTGGCCTATGCTATTCGCTGACCAAACTACCGGTTCCAGAAGTCTTATCCTCGACCGGGAAATTTATTTCAGCGATGGCGCTACCGTTGGCGTTGCTATGCACCGGAGCAAGTATCGATTGGCATGCTATGTTTAGCTCTTCTAACGTGGCGGGTTATTCTAGTGCGGCCAAGTTAATTGCTGTTCCGGTGCTTATGACGCTGGGTGGCTGGTTATTCGGATTTCGCGGCGTGACGTTAGGGGTTATTTTCTTGTTCACCTCCACGCCAACCGCCGCTGCGAGTTACGTTATGACGCGAGCGATGGGTGGAAACGCCACTCTAGCGGCTAATATTATTGCGATTACTACCGTTGGATCTTTTTTCACCACGGCGCTGGGGCTTTATTTTCTACGCGGCTGGGGTGTTATTTAG
- the der gene encoding ribosome biogenesis GTPase Der — protein sequence MIPVVALVGRPNVGKSTLFNRLTHTRDALVADFPGLTRDRKYGRAEVNGNEFIIIDTGGIDGTENGVETHMAEQSLMAIEEADIVLFMVDARAGLMPADEGIAQHLRSREKATFLVANKTDGIDPDVAIGDFYSLGFGEVYPIAASHGRGVAQLIEEALIPFVEAPEPERELTEEEANAAYWAELEADEADEMAEEEEDDFNPQDLPIKIAIVGRPNVGKSTLTNRILGEDRVVVYDMPGTTRDSIYIPMVRDEREYVLIDTAGVRKRGKVTDTVEKFSVIKTLQAIEDSNVALLVIDAREGISDQDLSLLGFILNSGRSLVIVVNKWDGLSEDVKTQVKEMLDLRLGFVDFARIHFISALHGSGVGNLFESIQEAYDCATRRVSTSLLTRIMNMAQEDHQPPLVRGRRVKLKYAHAGGYNPPIVVIHGNQVKDLADSYKRYLMNYFRRSLKVMGTPIRIQFKEGDNPYAGKRNMLNPTQLRKRKRLLAHIKKSK from the coding sequence ATGATACCTGTCGTCGCGCTGGTCGGGCGCCCGAATGTGGGTAAATCCACCTTATTTAACCGCTTAACGCACACTCGTGATGCGTTGGTTGCGGATTTCCCAGGGTTGACCCGTGACCGTAAATACGGCCGTGCTGAAGTTAATGGGAATGAATTCATTATCATCGACACCGGTGGTATTGATGGCACTGAAAATGGCGTTGAAACGCATATGGCTGAACAATCGTTAATGGCGATTGAAGAAGCGGATATCGTGCTGTTTATGGTTGATGCTCGTGCAGGTTTAATGCCTGCCGATGAAGGCATTGCTCAGCATCTGCGCAGCCGTGAAAAAGCCACTTTCTTAGTTGCTAACAAAACTGATGGTATCGATCCTGACGTTGCGATCGGCGATTTTTACTCATTAGGCTTTGGCGAAGTTTATCCAATTGCCGCCTCCCATGGCCGTGGCGTCGCTCAGCTGATTGAAGAAGCGCTGATCCCGTTCGTTGAAGCTCCAGAGCCTGAGCGTGAGCTGACGGAAGAAGAAGCTAATGCGGCCTACTGGGCAGAGCTTGAAGCGGATGAAGCCGATGAGATGGCTGAAGAGGAAGAAGATGATTTCAATCCTCAAGATCTGCCTATCAAGATCGCTATCGTCGGGCGTCCAAACGTCGGTAAGTCCACACTAACCAACCGTATTCTGGGCGAAGATCGTGTTGTGGTTTATGACATGCCGGGAACAACGCGTGACAGCATTTATATCCCAATGGTACGTGATGAGCGCGAATACGTGCTGATTGACACCGCTGGGGTGCGTAAGCGTGGGAAAGTGACCGATACGGTTGAGAAATTCTCCGTCATCAAAACGTTGCAGGCGATTGAAGACTCTAACGTTGCGTTGCTGGTGATTGACGCCCGTGAAGGTATTTCAGACCAAGACTTGTCGCTATTAGGCTTTATCCTGAATAGTGGGCGCTCACTGGTGATTGTGGTCAATAAGTGGGATGGCCTGTCTGAAGACGTTAAAACTCAGGTCAAAGAGATGCTGGATCTGCGTTTAGGCTTTGTGGACTTCGCGCGCATTCACTTTATCTCTGCATTACACGGCAGCGGTGTGGGCAATCTGTTTGAATCCATTCAAGAAGCCTATGACTGTGCGACTCGCCGTGTAAGTACATCCTTACTGACACGTATCATGAATATGGCGCAGGAAGACCATCAGCCGCCGTTAGTTCGTGGTCGTCGTGTAAAACTGAAATATGCCCATGCCGGTGGTTATAACCCGCCGATTGTGGTGATCCACGGTAATCAGGTGAAAGACCTTGCAGATTCTTACAAGCGTTACCTGATGAACTACTTCCGTCGTTCACTTAAAGTAATGGGAACACCTATTCGCATTCAGTTTAAAGAAGGCGACAACCCGTATGCGGGTAAACGTAATATGCTGAATCCAACTCAGCTGCGTAAACGTAAACGTCTGCTTGCTCATATTAAAAAGAGCAAATAA
- the bamB gene encoding outer membrane protein assembly factor BamB — MQLRKTLLVGLLSVTFLSGCSWFSSETDVVTMSPLPKVENQFTPNKVWSTSVGDGVGEFYSHLRPTWQDNRIYAADRMGVVKAMDADSGDVVWSVNLAEKDGWFSHKTALLSGGLAVSGGKVFVGSERAVVYALSTEDGAEAWKTTVAGEAISRPVISDGLVLIHTANGMLQALDEADGSIKWTVNLDMPSLTLRGESAPATAFGAAIVGGDNGRVSAIMMQQGQMIWQQRVAQPMGSTEIDRLNDVDTTPVVVDGVVYSLGYNGNLAALDLRSGQIQWKREMGSVNDFIVDAGRIYVVDQDDRVAALSADGGVSLWKQSDLLHRNLTAPALYNGYLVVGDSEGYLHWLNTDDGRFVAQQEVDSSGLLSAPLVASDKLIIQARGGKVYAFTR; from the coding sequence ATGCAATTGCGTAAAACGCTCTTGGTCGGATTGCTGTCTGTGACGTTTTTGAGCGGATGCTCGTGGTTCAGCAGTGAAACTGATGTGGTCACCATGTCACCGTTGCCAAAAGTTGAAAACCAATTCACACCGAACAAGGTGTGGAGCACGTCAGTAGGCGATGGTGTAGGCGAATTCTATTCCCACCTGCGTCCAACTTGGCAGGATAACCGCATTTACGCGGCTGACCGCATGGGCGTTGTAAAAGCAATGGACGCGGATAGCGGCGACGTTGTTTGGTCTGTGAACTTGGCTGAGAAAGATGGCTGGTTCTCGCACAAAACGGCTCTGTTGTCTGGTGGTTTAGCAGTATCTGGCGGAAAAGTCTTTGTTGGTTCAGAACGTGCCGTTGTGTATGCGCTGAGCACTGAAGACGGTGCCGAAGCGTGGAAAACGACGGTAGCCGGTGAAGCTATTTCTCGCCCAGTGATTAGCGATGGTCTGGTATTAATCCATACCGCTAACGGTATGCTGCAGGCGTTAGATGAAGCTGATGGTTCCATTAAGTGGACTGTTAACCTTGATATGCCTTCTCTGACTTTACGCGGTGAGTCAGCGCCTGCTACGGCATTTGGTGCAGCTATCGTTGGTGGTGATAATGGTCGCGTTAGCGCAATCATGATGCAGCAAGGCCAAATGATTTGGCAGCAGCGTGTTGCGCAGCCTATGGGTTCAACCGAAATCGACCGCTTAAATGACGTGGATACTACCCCTGTCGTAGTCGATGGTGTTGTATACTCTCTGGGTTACAACGGTAACTTGGCGGCGCTGGATCTGCGTTCTGGACAAATCCAATGGAAACGCGAAATGGGTTCAGTGAACGATTTCATCGTTGATGCTGGCCGTATCTATGTGGTTGACCAAGATGACCGCGTTGCGGCATTAAGCGCCGATGGCGGTGTTTCTCTGTGGAAACAAAGCGATTTATTGCACCGTAATCTGACCGCGCCTGCGCTGTATAACGGCTATTTGGTCGTGGGTGATAGCGAAGGCTATCTGCACTGGTTGAATACCGATGATGGGCGTTTTGTTGCTCAGCAAGAAGTAGACAGTTCTGGTCTGCTAAGCGCGCCTCTGGTAGCCAGCGATAAGCTGATTATTCAGGCTCGCGGCGGTAAAGTTTACGCATTTACTCGCTAA
- a CDS encoding YfgM family protein yields the protein MEVYSTENEQVDALRRFFIENGKALAIGVVIGIGALLGWRYWQNHQQAEMTGASQSYQQASEALTGGKADGVALAEKFIEKNANNYGVLAALQLAQHEVDQKNFAKAEQQLAWAQGQTKDENLKSLIDLRLARVQLQENKLDDALKTLDLIKATGWVAMAQDIRGDVLVKKGDVKGAREAYSKGLASDASQSLQGLLRMKLNNLSN from the coding sequence GTGGAAGTCTATAGCACAGAGAACGAACAAGTTGATGCCCTGCGCCGCTTCTTTATCGAAAACGGTAAGGCGTTGGCGATTGGTGTTGTCATTGGGATTGGTGCACTGCTCGGTTGGCGTTACTGGCAGAATCATCAGCAGGCAGAAATGACCGGTGCATCCCAGTCATATCAGCAAGCAAGTGAAGCGCTGACCGGCGGTAAAGCTGACGGCGTGGCACTGGCTGAAAAGTTTATTGAAAAAAACGCTAACAATTATGGTGTTTTGGCTGCCTTGCAGTTAGCGCAACATGAAGTTGACCAGAAGAACTTTGCTAAAGCTGAACAGCAGCTGGCTTGGGCTCAAGGTCAAACGAAAGACGAAAATCTGAAATCCCTGATTGATCTGCGTTTAGCTCGTGTACAGCTACAGGAAAATAAGCTGGACGACGCACTCAAAACATTGGATTTAATTAAAGCGACCGGCTGGGTTGCTATGGCGCAGGATATTCGCGGTGATGTACTGGTCAAGAAAGGCGACGTAAAAGGCGCCCGTGAAGCATACAGCAAAGGCTTAGCCTCTGATGCTTCCCAGTCATTGCAGGGTTTACTGCGCATGAAACTGAACAATTTATCCAACTAA
- the hisS gene encoding histidine--tRNA ligase: protein MAKNIQAIRGMNDYLPEDTALWQPIEAALKQVLTSYGYSEIRLPIVEQTPLFKRAIGEVTDVVEKEMYTFDDRNGDSLTLRPEGTAGCVRAGIEHGLLYNQEQRLWYIGPMFRHERPQKGRYRQFHQLGAEVFGLNGPDVDAELILLTARWWRALGISEHVALELNSIGSLEARANYRDALVAYLEQFKDKLDEDCKRRMYSNPLRVLDSKNPDVQALLNDAPRLSEYLDEESREHFAGLCKLLDEAGIAYTVNERLVRGLDYYNRTVFEWVTNSLGAQGTVCAGGRYDGLVAQLGGHATPAVGFAMGLERLVLLVQAVNPDFQPQRAVDVYLISSGEGTQSAAMRLAEKIRDAYPQVKLMTNYGGGNFKKQFARADKWGARVALVLGENEMNAGQVNVKNLQSGDQQTLAQDDVAAFLASMLA from the coding sequence GTGGCGAAGAATATCCAAGCTATTCGTGGCATGAACGACTACCTGCCGGAAGATACGGCGCTTTGGCAGCCGATTGAAGCTGCGCTCAAACAAGTCCTGACCAGCTACGGTTACAGCGAAATCCGTTTGCCGATTGTAGAGCAGACCCCGTTATTCAAACGTGCGATCGGTGAAGTGACCGACGTCGTTGAAAAAGAGATGTACACCTTCGATGACCGTAATGGTGACAGCCTGACGCTGCGTCCTGAAGGGACGGCTGGCTGTGTGCGCGCCGGTATCGAACATGGTCTGCTGTACAATCAAGAACAACGTTTATGGTACATCGGTCCGATGTTCCGTCATGAACGTCCGCAAAAAGGTCGCTATCGCCAGTTCCATCAGTTGGGCGCGGAAGTCTTTGGCCTGAATGGCCCTGACGTAGACGCAGAGCTTATTCTGCTGACGGCTCGTTGGTGGCGTGCGCTTGGGATCTCTGAGCACGTTGCTCTGGAGTTGAACTCAATTGGTTCTCTGGAAGCTCGTGCTAACTACCGCGATGCGCTGGTAGCCTATCTGGAACAGTTTAAAGATAAGCTGGACGAAGACTGTAAGCGTCGTATGTATAGCAATCCGCTGCGCGTTCTGGACTCTAAAAATCCAGACGTACAGGCATTGCTCAACGATGCTCCGCGTCTGTCAGAGTATCTGGACGAAGAGTCTCGTGAGCATTTTGCTGGCCTATGTAAATTGCTGGATGAAGCGGGCATTGCGTATACCGTTAATGAGCGTTTGGTTCGTGGTTTGGATTACTACAACCGTACCGTATTTGAATGGGTGACGAATAGCTTAGGCGCACAAGGCACCGTTTGTGCCGGTGGCCGCTATGATGGTTTGGTTGCTCAGCTTGGTGGGCATGCAACGCCAGCGGTTGGTTTTGCCATGGGCTTGGAGCGTCTGGTTCTGTTGGTTCAGGCGGTAAACCCTGACTTCCAGCCTCAGCGCGCCGTTGATGTCTACCTGATTTCCTCAGGTGAAGGCACGCAAAGCGCTGCCATGCGTTTGGCAGAAAAGATTCGCGATGCGTATCCACAGGTCAAACTGATGACCAACTATGGCGGCGGCAACTTTAAGAAGCAGTTCGCTCGTGCTGATAAGTGGGGCGCTCGCGTTGCACTGGTATTAGGCGAAAATGAAATGAATGCGGGTCAGGTGAATGTTAAGAACCTGCAAAGTGGCGATCAGCAAACTCTTGCTCAGGACGACGTTGCGGCGTTCCTGGCATCAATGTTGGCGTAA
- the ispG gene encoding flavodoxin-dependent (E)-4-hydroxy-3-methylbut-2-enyl-diphosphate synthase, which translates to MHNESPIKRRKSTRIYVGNVPIGDGAPIAVQSMTNTKTTDVDATVKQIRALERVGVDIVRVSVPTMDAAEAFKLIKQQVSVPLVADIHFDYRIALQVAEYGVDCLRINPGNIGNESRIRSVVDCARDKNIPIRIGINGGSLEKDIQEKYGEPTPEALLESAMRHVDILDRLNFDQFKVSVKASDVFLAVQSYRLLASRIDQPLHLGITEAGGARSGSVKSAVGLGMLLAEGIGDTLRISLAADPVEEVKVGFDILKSLRIRSRGINFIACPTCSRQEFDVIGTVNALEQRLEDIITPMDVSIIGCVVNGPGEALVSTIGVTGGHNKSGFYEDGVRQKERFDNEQMIDQLEAKIRAKASMLDVNKRIEVSQIDEK; encoded by the coding sequence ATGCATAATGAATCACCCATTAAGCGGAGAAAATCGACCCGCATTTATGTCGGTAATGTGCCTATCGGTGATGGTGCACCGATTGCCGTACAGTCGATGACCAACACCAAGACAACGGATGTTGATGCCACGGTAAAACAAATACGCGCACTCGAACGTGTTGGCGTAGATATTGTACGTGTGTCAGTTCCGACTATGGATGCTGCTGAAGCATTCAAACTCATTAAGCAGCAGGTTTCAGTGCCGCTGGTGGCCGATATTCATTTCGACTACCGCATTGCGCTGCAAGTTGCTGAGTATGGCGTTGATTGTCTGCGTATTAATCCAGGCAACATCGGCAATGAATCACGTATTCGCTCAGTTGTTGACTGCGCACGTGATAAAAATATCCCCATCCGTATTGGGATTAACGGCGGATCGCTGGAAAAAGATATTCAAGAGAAGTACGGCGAACCTACGCCTGAAGCATTGCTCGAGTCAGCGATGCGTCATGTCGATATTCTTGATCGTCTTAACTTCGATCAGTTTAAAGTCAGCGTAAAAGCGTCAGACGTATTTCTCGCAGTGCAGTCTTACCGCCTGTTAGCGTCACGTATCGATCAGCCTCTGCACCTCGGGATCACCGAAGCAGGCGGCGCGCGTAGCGGATCGGTTAAATCTGCGGTGGGCTTAGGCATGCTGCTGGCCGAAGGGATTGGTGACACGCTGCGTATTTCGCTGGCGGCGGATCCTGTTGAAGAAGTGAAAGTGGGCTTTGATATTCTTAAATCTCTGCGCATTCGTTCGCGTGGGATTAACTTTATCGCTTGCCCGACCTGCTCACGACAGGAATTTGACGTTATTGGTACGGTAAATGCCCTAGAGCAGCGTTTAGAAGACATCATCACACCAATGGATGTATCCATTATCGGTTGTGTGGTGAATGGTCCAGGCGAAGCCTTGGTTTCAACGATTGGCGTGACAGGCGGACACAATAAGAGCGGCTTCTATGAAGACGGTGTGCGTCAAAAAGAGCGTTTTGATAACGAACAGATGATCGATCAGCTTGAGGCTAAGATCCGTGCCAAAGCATCGATGCTGGATGTTAACAAGCGCATCGAAGTCAGCCAGATCGACGAGAAGTAA
- the rodZ gene encoding cytoskeleton protein RodZ, producing the protein MNTEAPQDQTAPLTTGERLRQGREKLELTQRAVAERLCLKVSTVRDIEEDKAPADLASTFLRGYIRSYAKLVHIPEDELTPLLEKQAPLKAAKVAPMQSFSLGKKRKKRDGWLMMFTWLVVFVVIGITGSWWWENHKAQQEDIATMADESSAQLAKNGQLQPSESANGSDEVAQSADTQESVGTPPDSSVTAADNGQATAAPTDAATAPAATAQTQPNQSNNTVVAPSQAPVDATSTANGATLPTAGATVDSAASASNNLVMKFKADCWLEVKDATGKTLFSGMQKSGASLDLAGTAPYKLKIGAPAAVDITYQGKPVDLSRFIKSSQVARLTLNAE; encoded by the coding sequence ATGAATACTGAAGCCCCCCAAGATCAAACAGCTCCATTGACTACAGGTGAACGCCTGCGCCAAGGGCGCGAAAAGTTAGAACTTACACAGCGGGCTGTTGCAGAACGTCTGTGCCTGAAAGTTTCAACGGTTCGCGATATTGAAGAAGACAAGGCTCCGGCTGATTTGGCCTCAACGTTTTTGCGTGGATATATTCGTTCCTATGCAAAACTGGTCCATATCCCGGAAGACGAATTAACGCCGCTGTTAGAAAAGCAGGCGCCGTTGAAGGCGGCAAAAGTTGCGCCGATGCAAAGCTTCTCACTGGGTAAAAAACGCAAAAAGCGCGATGGTTGGCTGATGATGTTTACCTGGTTGGTGGTATTTGTGGTTATTGGCATCACCGGTTCTTGGTGGTGGGAAAATCACAAAGCTCAACAAGAAGATATTGCGACAATGGCGGATGAGTCTTCTGCTCAGCTGGCAAAAAATGGTCAGTTACAACCGTCAGAATCAGCTAATGGTTCTGATGAAGTTGCGCAATCTGCGGATACTCAAGAGTCTGTCGGTACACCGCCAGATTCGTCAGTGACCGCGGCAGACAATGGCCAAGCGACTGCTGCACCTACTGATGCGGCTACCGCTCCAGCCGCAACGGCTCAAACCCAGCCAAACCAAAGCAATAACACCGTTGTTGCTCCGAGTCAGGCTCCGGTTGATGCCACCTCCACTGCGAATGGTGCAACTTTACCAACCGCAGGGGCGACCGTCGATTCTGCTGCGTCAGCATCCAACAACTTAGTGATGAAATTTAAAGCTGATTGCTGGTTAGAAGTTAAAGACGCAACGGGTAAAACGCTGTTCAGCGGAATGCAAAAATCTGGTGCTTCACTGGATTTAGCCGGTACGGCACCGTATAAGCTGAAAATTGGTGCACCAGCTGCCGTGGATATCACGTATCAAGGTAAGCCAGTTGATTTGAGCCGCTTTATTAAATCAAGTCAGGTTGCTCGTTTGACGTTGAATGCTGAGTGA
- the pilW gene encoding type IV pilus biogenesis/stability protein PilW has product MKLKMGWVIGLLTTSLLVGCSSSKPDGEQMAAASQSRLELGLEYLNQGDLKAAQQNLEKSRDAAPDDYRTQLGMALYQQRTGDNNAAQKSYQTAMNLAPQNGTVMNNYGAFLCSLGQYVAAQQQFSSAANLPDYGQVADSFENAGYCFLKAGQTDEARKLFSRALKSDPDKGVSLIAEAIREFDQGKRGDARVMLDVYNHILPASANSLWLQIRFAALDGRQTNLERYGKQLARNFPQSQQYQQFLANEY; this is encoded by the coding sequence ATGAAGCTAAAAATGGGATGGGTAATAGGACTACTAACGACGAGTTTGTTGGTGGGCTGTTCAAGCTCTAAACCTGATGGAGAGCAGATGGCTGCGGCGTCGCAGAGTCGGCTCGAACTTGGCTTGGAATACTTGAATCAGGGCGATTTAAAAGCCGCTCAGCAAAATCTGGAAAAGTCGCGAGATGCGGCTCCAGATGATTACCGAACCCAGCTTGGCATGGCGCTTTACCAACAGCGCACAGGCGATAACAACGCTGCGCAGAAAAGTTATCAAACAGCGATGAATTTAGCGCCACAGAATGGCACTGTGATGAATAATTACGGTGCGTTTCTGTGTAGTTTAGGGCAGTATGTAGCGGCACAACAACAGTTTAGTTCAGCTGCAAATCTTCCTGATTACGGTCAGGTTGCAGATAGCTTCGAAAATGCAGGTTATTGTTTTCTAAAAGCAGGACAGACTGACGAAGCGCGAAAATTATTTAGTCGCGCTTTAAAGAGCGATCCGGATAAGGGAGTTTCGCTAATCGCGGAAGCTATCCGAGAATTTGACCAAGGGAAGCGCGGAGATGCGCGAGTAATGTTGGATGTTTACAATCATATTCTACCGGCGAGTGCCAATAGTCTATGGTTACAAATCCGCTTCGCTGCGTTAGATGGGCGCCAAACGAACTTAGAGCGTTATGGCAAACAACTGGCGCGAAATTTTCCACAATCTCAACAGTACCAGCAGTTCCTAGCGAATGAATACTGA
- a CDS encoding bifunctional tRNA (adenosine(37)-C2)-methyltransferase TrmG/ribosomal RNA large subunit methyltransferase RlmN, with the protein MSEDPTTTPHSSNSDAISESIVVESNLSEISAPVNAAQVDSVQPAPANPSEKINLLDLDRQQLREFFAKLGEKPFRADQVMKWMYHYCCDNFDEMTDINKVLRNKLKEIAEIRAPEVAEEQRSTDGTIKWAIQVGDQRVETVYIPEDDRATLCVSSQVGCALECKFCSTAQQGFNRNLRVSEIIGQVWRAAKIIGAHKVTGQRPITNVVMMGMGEPLLNLNNVVPAMNIMLDDFGFGLSKRRVTLSTSGVVPALEKLGDMIDVALAISLHAPTDEIRNEIVPINRKYNIETFLGAVRRYLEKSNANQGRVTVEYVMLDHINDGMDHAHQLAECLKDTPCKINLIPWNPFPGAPYGRSSNSRVDRFSKVLMEYGFTVIVRKTRGDDIDAACGQLAGDVIDRTKRTIKKKMAGEPITVREV; encoded by the coding sequence ATGTCTGAAGATCCAACAACTACCCCCCATTCATCCAATTCAGATGCTATATCTGAATCTATTGTCGTCGAGTCAAACTTGTCTGAAATTAGCGCACCTGTAAATGCTGCGCAGGTTGATAGTGTGCAACCTGCCCCGGCCAATCCGTCGGAAAAAATTAACCTTCTCGATCTTGATCGCCAACAACTGCGCGAGTTCTTCGCTAAGTTAGGTGAGAAACCGTTCCGCGCCGATCAGGTGATGAAATGGATGTATCACTATTGCTGCGATAATTTTGATGAGATGACCGACATCAATAAGGTGTTGCGTAACAAGCTCAAAGAAATCGCTGAAATTCGTGCGCCAGAAGTCGCAGAAGAGCAACGCTCAACCGATGGCACCATTAAATGGGCGATTCAGGTTGGTGACCAACGTGTAGAAACGGTTTATATCCCAGAAGACGATCGCGCTACGCTGTGTGTCTCTTCGCAGGTCGGTTGTGCGCTGGAATGTAAATTCTGCTCTACCGCCCAGCAGGGCTTTAACCGTAACCTGCGTGTATCTGAAATTATCGGTCAGGTATGGCGTGCAGCTAAGATTATCGGCGCTCATAAAGTTACCGGCCAGCGCCCGATCACCAACGTGGTGATGATGGGAATGGGCGAGCCTTTACTGAACCTGAATAACGTTGTTCCAGCCATGAATATCATGCTGGACGACTTTGGTTTTGGTTTGTCTAAGCGCCGTGTCACCCTGTCAACATCAGGGGTTGTTCCTGCGCTGGAAAAACTGGGTGACATGATCGACGTGGCGCTGGCTATCTCTCTGCATGCACCGACGGATGAAATTCGTAACGAAATTGTGCCTATCAACCGCAAATACAATATCGAGACTTTCCTTGGGGCTGTGCGCCGCTACTTAGAGAAATCTAATGCTAACCAAGGGCGTGTTACGGTTGAGTACGTCATGTTGGATCATATCAATGATGGTATGGATCACGCGCATCAGTTGGCCGAGTGTCTGAAAGATACGCCATGTAAGATCAACCTGATCCCATGGAACCCGTTCCCAGGCGCACCTTACGGACGTAGCTCAAACAGCCGCGTGGATCGTTTCTCTAAAGTTCTGATGGAATATGGCTTTACCGTGATTGTGCGTAAAACGCGTGGTGATGATATTGATGCGGCCTGTGGACAGTTGGCCGGTGATGTTATTGACCGTACCAAACGCACGATCAAGAAAAAAATGGCCGGTGAACCTATCACGGTTCGCGAGGTCTGA
- the ndk gene encoding nucleoside-diphosphate kinase — protein MTVERTFSIVKPNAVAKNVIGAIYSRFEAAGLKIVAAKMVHLTREQAEGFYAEHKGRPFFDGLVDFMTSGPIMVQVLEGKDAVRRNREIMGATNPENALAGTLRADYADSLTENAAHGSDSLESAEREIAYFFANNEVCPRTR, from the coding sequence ATGACAGTAGAACGTACCTTCTCCATCGTAAAACCGAATGCGGTGGCTAAAAATGTTATCGGTGCTATTTATTCTCGTTTTGAAGCAGCAGGCCTGAAAATTGTTGCGGCAAAAATGGTTCATCTGACTCGTGAACAGGCTGAAGGTTTCTACGCCGAACACAAAGGTCGTCCGTTCTTTGACGGTCTGGTGGATTTCATGACTTCTGGCCCAATCATGGTTCAGGTTCTGGAAGGCAAAGATGCCGTTCGCCGTAATCGCGAAATTATGGGCGCGACCAATCCAGAAAATGCTTTAGCTGGCACATTGCGTGCTGACTATGCGGACAGTCTGACTGAAAACGCCGCTCACGGTTCTGATTCATTAGAGTCTGCTGAGCGCGAAATCGCCTATTTCTTTGCAAACAATGAAGTTTGCCCGCGCACTCGTTAA